One window from the genome of Pseudomonadota bacterium encodes:
- a CDS encoding MerR family transcriptional regulator, whose protein sequence is MQGKTRQDEWDKQQKTQQEDSGETQVSRKSRRGKKASGAFRTISEVASMLGVQQHVLRFWESKFTQVKPLKRGGGRRYYRPEDVELLQRIHHLLYEKGYTIRGVQKLLKSTRGSVAVLDKKVEEVLTSEVEDLKETVAAVAEADDAPMDVETQTAAPAIAKLKTQRREILRAMLDDLKAMRQLIEA, encoded by the coding sequence ATGCAAGGGAAGACACGGCAGGACGAATGGGACAAACAGCAAAAAACGCAGCAGGAAGATTCGGGCGAAACGCAGGTTTCGCGGAAATCACGCCGCGGTAAAAAAGCTTCCGGTGCTTTTCGCACAATTAGTGAAGTTGCCTCCATGCTGGGGGTTCAGCAGCATGTTCTGCGTTTTTGGGAAAGCAAATTCACACAGGTTAAACCGCTGAAACGCGGCGGCGGACGTCGTTACTACCGCCCTGAGGATGTTGAGCTGCTGCAGCGCATCCACCACCTGCTCTACGAAAAAGGCTATACTATTCGCGGCGTTCAGAAACTTCTGAAATCCACACGCGGCAGTGTCGCAGTGCTCGATAAAAAGGTCGAAGAAGTGCTGACAAGCGAAGTGGAAGATCTGAAGGAAACAGTTGCCGCCGTTGCCGAGGCCGATGATGCGCCCATGGATGTGGAAACGCAGACAGCTGCTCCGGCGATTGCAAAGCTCAAAACCCAGCGCCGCGAAATTCTGCGTGCTATGCTGGACGATCTGAAAGCTATGCGTCAGCTGATTGAGGCATAA